A stretch of Pseudomonas sp. CCC3.1 DNA encodes these proteins:
- a CDS encoding hemagglutinin repeat-containing protein translates to MPTTSHCFHLSPKGKLRTLIAVLLLLPPQLLAQGLTVAEGAGAAPHVHIQGGVPVIDIVAPDAGGLSHNQFLDYNVERQGLVLNNAVQGGISQLAGSLAGNAQFQGQAASVILNEVISRNASTLNGTQEIFGRAADYVLANPNGISVNGASFINTPNAQLVVGRPQLLDGRLDALNTYDARGQLTVREHGLQNPQGSLQLIAPQIDSQGLIKAHDDLNLTVGRNTVAAASGQVREVDPASQAQDSRIDARLFGAMQAGRINIVSTAQGAGVKMGAVPVEGRDGVTVSSAGDLDISGKTQANSLDVSRATLSSRQGDVVLHSADNLNLSATDVSGRDVVLDAGRNLTLSSLESRKLQEQREQWDHHNFLFTYETFDRTSTDEQSRQHGNRIAAGHAATLTSGGTSAIQASSIEAGDTLRINSTDNLRLIAADEIHATRDRGAHRKHLWKANWDESSRDQRSVTSSLKAGQHLELNSQQTVQLQGADVQTPGDIRINARAVDISSVAGTHTRSGKAYSGDLVGGSFFGNKGRDDQGKTAHVASKVNADGALIVRADNVKISASQVHGGQQASVISDKGSLVIDGVNNTSHDSSYRLDSQFFGLTKHEASKELKRNTHVASQLRSDSNLTLSSAKDLTVRGSQVTAQGDLNVLAKGDINIDSAPNTTHEVSQTHTRGFTGYTLETAQGSHQFRAGVRYEDQKQAAGTDSTVQQGATLSGGSLVVNAGNALSVKGAELKATRGDANLSAQQIALTAAHDSTTTTTDQRKSGGGVFYTAGLDKAGSGIEGGQQSQHGTLDQVRAQVSGISAAGTLSVSAADTLSTQGAQISAGDALQVTASRVDNQAARTTESSTHAQSSWQAESGANVEYKGITRPIEKKLQQLAQGSVGDALKPLTSGTANLGLDVDGGSSNMTRSGEDSSATSSRFSGGSVQVNVAGTLQDQGTHYSANQGELTIKAGSHDATAAVDTHQRHEQGLTVQVGGRLYTSTGEDLNTRLNGSGGSQDQRTQTQTAQVGSFSGAQGISIDTKGDARYEGSQFNGHEGGISLSAGESLALNQANNLKSETGKALEGSGSLTLGTSGDTNVNASVGAKLHSRTLQADDSQPLVATLLGTGSINLRSGGNLTLQGSQLGHGADKAGAIRLNAGGKLDLQAATATHSKRANEVGGGIALGASVVHGAESDTRQGNLNASLSVANVSEHDRTLTASQLYSHANVTLASGARSADAIHLLGTRIQAPSVNVSAEKGGVVQAAAQSSQRHNNWNVALGTGLTEERVTPLNPLEPSPAAKAPDLSGQAKLDIDRRNVKAPQQSLIDADLVTASIGTEWRLEDSQPQSSTLKVNLEARSGGDKK, encoded by the coding sequence ATGCCAACCACCTCCCACTGCTTTCACCTCTCCCCAAAAGGCAAACTGCGCACGCTTATCGCCGTCCTGTTGCTGTTGCCCCCTCAACTGCTGGCACAGGGGTTGACGGTGGCCGAGGGGGCGGGCGCAGCCCCGCACGTGCACATTCAAGGCGGGGTGCCCGTCATCGATATTGTCGCGCCTGATGCAGGTGGTTTGTCCCATAACCAGTTTCTTGATTACAACGTTGAGCGACAGGGCCTGGTGCTCAACAACGCCGTGCAGGGAGGGATTTCGCAACTGGCCGGGTCATTGGCAGGTAACGCGCAGTTTCAAGGGCAGGCGGCGAGCGTGATTCTGAATGAAGTGATAAGCCGCAATGCCTCGACCCTCAACGGGACTCAGGAGATTTTTGGCCGGGCGGCGGATTATGTGCTGGCCAATCCCAATGGCATTTCGGTCAATGGCGCCAGCTTCATCAATACGCCGAATGCGCAGTTGGTCGTCGGCCGCCCGCAACTGCTGGATGGCAGACTGGATGCCTTGAACACGTATGACGCCCGAGGCCAATTGACGGTGCGCGAGCATGGCCTGCAAAACCCTCAAGGCTCTCTTCAGCTGATTGCCCCGCAAATCGACAGTCAGGGCCTTATCAAGGCCCATGACGACCTGAACCTGACGGTGGGACGCAATACCGTCGCGGCTGCCAGCGGCCAGGTGCGCGAGGTCGATCCCGCCAGTCAGGCACAGGACTCACGCATTGACGCCCGCCTGTTTGGCGCGATGCAGGCAGGGCGAATCAACATCGTCAGCACCGCCCAAGGTGCAGGTGTCAAGATGGGCGCCGTGCCTGTCGAGGGACGCGACGGGGTGACGGTCAGTTCCGCTGGCGATCTCGACATCAGTGGCAAAACGCAGGCCAACAGCCTGGATGTCAGCCGTGCCACGTTGAGCAGTCGCCAGGGTGATGTGGTGCTGCACAGCGCTGACAATTTGAACCTGTCTGCGACTGATGTCAGCGGGCGCGATGTGGTACTCGACGCGGGCCGTAACCTGACCCTGAGCAGCCTTGAAAGTCGCAAGCTGCAGGAGCAGCGCGAGCAGTGGGACCACCATAATTTTCTCTTCACGTATGAAACCTTTGATCGCACCAGCACCGATGAACAGTCCCGCCAGCACGGCAACCGCATCGCTGCGGGGCACGCGGCTACGCTGACGTCCGGCGGCACCAGCGCCATCCAGGCCAGCAGCATCGAGGCTGGCGATACCCTGCGCATCAACAGTACCGATAACCTGCGCCTGATTGCTGCTGACGAGATCCATGCCACTCGCGACCGCGGAGCGCATCGCAAACACCTGTGGAAAGCCAATTGGGACGAGAGCAGCCGCGATCAGCGCAGTGTCACCAGCAGCCTCAAGGCCGGGCAACACCTTGAGCTGAACAGCCAGCAAACCGTGCAACTGCAAGGCGCTGATGTGCAAACCCCGGGAGATATCCGGATCAATGCCCGAGCGGTGGACATCAGCAGTGTGGCGGGCACTCACACACGCAGCGGCAAGGCCTACTCCGGCGACTTGGTGGGCGGCAGTTTCTTTGGGAATAAGGGCCGTGATGACCAGGGTAAAACGGCGCACGTCGCCAGCAAGGTCAATGCCGACGGCGCATTGATCGTGCGTGCCGATAACGTGAAGATCAGCGCCAGTCAGGTGCATGGCGGTCAGCAAGCCAGTGTGATCAGCGACAAGGGCTCGCTGGTGATTGATGGCGTGAACAATACGTCCCACGACAGTAGCTATCGCCTGGACAGTCAATTTTTCGGCCTGACCAAGCATGAAGCCAGCAAGGAACTCAAGCGCAACACCCACGTCGCCAGCCAATTGCGCTCGGACAGCAATCTCACCCTCAGCAGCGCCAAAGACCTGACAGTACGCGGTTCGCAAGTGACTGCGCAGGGCGATCTGAACGTGCTCGCCAAAGGCGATATCAACATTGATTCGGCGCCAAACACCACTCACGAAGTCAGTCAGACCCATACCCGTGGTTTCACCGGCTACACCCTGGAAACCGCGCAAGGCAGCCATCAGTTCCGTGCGGGCGTGCGCTATGAAGACCAAAAGCAGGCCGCTGGCACCGATTCGACGGTACAGCAAGGTGCCACCCTCAGCGGTGGCTCGCTGGTGGTCAACGCCGGGAACGCGTTGAGCGTTAAGGGGGCCGAGCTTAAAGCGACCCGGGGCGATGCGAACCTGAGCGCCCAACAGATCGCGTTGACGGCCGCGCATGACAGCACCACGACCACAACTGACCAACGCAAAAGCGGCGGCGGTGTTTTCTACACCGCAGGGCTGGACAAGGCGGGCAGCGGCATCGAAGGCGGCCAGCAAAGCCAGCACGGCACGCTGGATCAAGTCCGCGCGCAGGTCAGCGGGATCAGCGCCGCTGGCACATTGAGTGTTTCGGCCGCAGACACACTCAGCACCCAGGGCGCGCAAATCAGTGCTGGCGATGCGTTGCAGGTCACTGCGTCACGGGTTGATAACCAGGCGGCCCGCACCACCGAGTCCAGCACACATGCACAGAGCAGTTGGCAGGCTGAAAGCGGGGCTAATGTCGAGTACAAAGGCATCACCCGGCCCATCGAGAAAAAGCTCCAGCAACTGGCTCAAGGCTCAGTTGGAGACGCCTTGAAACCGCTAACTTCAGGCACTGCCAATCTTGGGCTGGACGTGGATGGCGGCTCCTCGAACATGACCCGATCCGGTGAGGACAGCAGCGCAACATCCAGCCGGTTCAGTGGGGGTTCGGTGCAGGTCAATGTCGCTGGCACCTTGCAAGACCAAGGCACTCACTACAGCGCCAATCAAGGTGAACTGACGATCAAGGCGGGCAGCCATGACGCCACAGCGGCCGTCGATACTCATCAACGTCATGAGCAGGGGCTAACTGTGCAGGTGGGCGGGCGGCTTTACACGTCGACGGGTGAAGACCTCAATACACGTCTCAACGGGTCAGGCGGCAGCCAGGATCAGCGCACGCAGACTCAAACGGCGCAGGTGGGCAGTTTCAGCGGGGCACAAGGGATCAGCATCGATACCAAGGGAGATGCCCGTTATGAAGGCAGCCAGTTCAACGGCCACGAAGGAGGCATTTCCCTGAGCGCAGGCGAAAGCCTTGCCTTGAATCAGGCCAATAACCTTAAAAGCGAGACCGGCAAGGCCCTGGAGGGCAGCGGATCACTGACGCTGGGAACGTCCGGGGATACCAACGTCAATGCAAGCGTGGGTGCGAAGTTGCACAGCCGCACGTTGCAGGCCGATGACAGCCAGCCTCTCGTTGCAACCCTACTGGGTACCGGATCGATCAACCTGCGCAGCGGTGGCAACCTGACCTTGCAAGGCAGTCAGCTCGGTCACGGGGCAGACAAGGCCGGTGCTATTCGTCTCAATGCGGGTGGCAAGCTCGATCTGCAAGCCGCCACCGCGACCCACAGCAAGCGCGCCAACGAGGTGGGTGGCGGCATTGCGCTGGGCGCGAGTGTCGTTCACGGCGCCGAAAGCGACACCCGCCAAGGCAACCTGAATGCCAGCCTGAGTGTGGCCAACGTGTCGGAGCATGACCGGACACTCACTGCTTCGCAGCTCTACAGCCACGCAAACGTGACACTGGCCAGTGGTGCGCGCAGTGCAGACGCTATTCATCTACTGGGGACGCGCATCCAAGCGCCAAGTGTCAACGTGAGTGCCGAGAAAGGTGGCGTGGTACAAGCCGCTGCGCAATCAAGTCAGCGCCATAACAACTGGAACGTGGCCCTGGGTACAGGCCTCACTGAAGAGCGCGTCACGCCGCTCAATCCACTTGAGCCGAGTCCCGCTGCCAAAGCGCCTGACCTCAGCGGTCAGGCCAAGCTCGACATCGACCGCCGCAACGTAAAAGCGCCGCAGCAAAGCCTGATTGACGCCGACCTTGTGACGGCCAGCATTGGCACAGAGTGGCGGCTGGAAGATTCTCAGCCTCAGTCCAGCACGTTAAAGGTCAACCTGGAGGCCCGATCGGGCGGGGATAAAAAATGA
- a CDS encoding dermonecrotic toxin domain-containing protein, which produces MTTHTDATLVLSRSRLLTDAMIRQFSDRPTLRRVVSDLLVNTLKKQFSPPATAINLDHLKVNWTVDDAEQALQVVRQQSLLDAVLEHIALGTPVNYTFYELQQCYLTQQPDGAAAPDHAHAFLPMTTVEQSIRQVLRDWVRGYQEALVDYWNAPVEGYRSRQHWLGRFFAKTLLVSANTSPELNEDQVDVLRQILKYPVLTDRLRALDSPTRPHVYFNQVQFNLGTHSVEHLLADLLVVYAVEGREQLLVCKPSGQIESFATLSAYGRQLGRRLSSEYPVESLTWRRYEADGDFLQTQAMIVLDTQLGTIAALDTNALVPRSVEQLERRLQQITDPVAIGSWEDEEPSPALARVYRALPEWLQNASDADRFAYRSHMIDLADVTRKAKGRVFDEGIPDLHRYASQVLHQQMLEDQPLAPGYNPDDIELDFIVASGPLGTAGLTESVTYSLTNLAVQNLIAMPSGHMTIRHKHNQLIQGWWMTPAYVKSLISRVDIGGTYPTLIKRLLMDDLAEAARREALYSDQLRVALPMQALESVLKGQGTVTAWGYRCVAALMQYEAGARVMEGRQVTICPLGMLSVPGAAPDFVRAMYIIGIADDPFGRCLLYRPLLQNVLIEYPSAQALLAAMAKRGALRDSVLHWLPDASRATHAAGVLDPAHPHVEASTFFYLRGMSSRFVHGLFRDSAMALVELADRQSVSNAESRWATFKEGGWLLLNTFAPLLRGPVAVVGWLLLTVSALKQDISALNSDDERSKAPAVIDLLFNIALVLLHVAQRPGGAVPEVGGELEGPPAVVVEDTNVDEAPAGQPPLPVVEEWEEALQPQDEVAAVQPVVEKGGEPAPVKVEQGQVYFSDVPVGNRRTHLDYAWFNTPMFEFNQTQLTWLDLNRGLYPEQHQPVASGQYKGLYVIERKWHALVRGFSYEVSLEDEGVVVVSPKNPLETGPWLRTDGNGAWDFDLRMRLLGGGPQKRQESMARAAARKARVDELNVRFRAMNVWADELGIELNEALQRVEDVYKGQAAESLTYLEKVVRIKHLRRRATEAKNTFIVEHANFKERHALAPQTMDFKKDAHFNLSLLNLSKDILYSQHVFVTLFIELHPQFIEATHKTLAPEEVDGFISMRRELYNAQHLHLEDFREVMRRFKALRDSPRVGPGMAKEREKILPTIAMTQGQSRHVTELDFLSSHLVTLADIVPTVPFGREWHELIEIVWPLTYTLQSQAHLATSQLFSHSERVEIMEDIQERYARAYDGLEVLHLEVADQLHRADYNRLLDIIKGLSLKVEEQLAEELRRENEWLPAQPGPSRAGQQTSKIIRTHKHGILIGVARTSEHDTEVVEVGDPVSDDPQNRSSGPLAGRPKLAFRESSPNRWEAIEPPVAPAMAQTLGAIRTRFRTLMTRARTKIGIVDGYVKHSKNPVHLQEILDRDAQELEGLVRVIQRDLPAEPDQEKPKPNSPQSMLRQLREGAKRLRDHGVWLLKSLPPSTASVEALLEQGEVHLVKLGQRLKMFGPRNDYVQEYQVLNKSNQVLWYAHFHYPDLTSASHAPTAAHFKLKEQRRESKQSLEAKAKPGEKVPEVYYGKISESMITARFMPLEE; this is translated from the coding sequence ATGACTACCCACACCGATGCCACGCTGGTTTTGAGTCGCAGCCGCTTGCTGACGGACGCCATGATCCGTCAGTTCTCTGATCGGCCCACCTTGCGCAGGGTGGTGAGCGATCTGCTGGTCAATACCCTGAAAAAGCAGTTCAGCCCGCCTGCTACGGCGATCAATCTCGATCACTTGAAAGTGAACTGGACCGTCGATGACGCAGAGCAGGCGCTACAGGTCGTGCGCCAGCAGTCGTTGCTTGACGCCGTACTTGAACACATTGCCCTCGGCACTCCGGTCAATTACACCTTTTACGAGCTGCAACAGTGCTATTTGACGCAACAGCCTGACGGGGCTGCTGCACCCGACCACGCCCACGCCTTTTTGCCGATGACGACCGTTGAGCAGTCAATCCGCCAGGTGCTGCGTGACTGGGTGCGGGGGTATCAAGAGGCGTTGGTCGATTACTGGAACGCACCTGTAGAAGGCTATCGGAGTCGTCAGCACTGGCTGGGCAGGTTCTTCGCCAAGACCTTGCTGGTGTCGGCCAATACCTCTCCCGAGCTCAATGAGGACCAGGTCGATGTGCTGCGCCAAATCCTTAAATACCCCGTGCTGACCGATCGTTTGCGTGCACTAGACAGCCCGACTCGCCCGCATGTGTATTTCAATCAGGTGCAATTCAACCTGGGGACGCACAGTGTCGAGCACCTGTTGGCGGACCTTCTGGTGGTTTATGCGGTTGAGGGCCGCGAGCAACTGCTGGTGTGCAAGCCTTCAGGGCAGATTGAGTCTTTCGCGACGTTGAGCGCGTATGGGCGCCAGTTGGGCAGACGTTTAAGCAGCGAGTACCCCGTCGAATCACTCACCTGGCGGCGCTACGAAGCGGACGGCGATTTTTTGCAGACCCAGGCGATGATTGTGCTCGACACGCAACTGGGCACTATCGCCGCCCTTGATACCAACGCTCTGGTTCCTCGCAGTGTTGAACAGTTGGAACGTCGATTGCAGCAGATTACCGATCCGGTTGCGATCGGCTCCTGGGAGGACGAGGAGCCCTCACCGGCGCTGGCTCGGGTCTACCGTGCGCTGCCCGAGTGGTTGCAAAACGCCAGTGACGCTGACCGTTTTGCCTATCGATCGCACATGATCGATCTGGCCGATGTCACCCGCAAAGCCAAAGGTCGTGTGTTTGACGAAGGTATCCCGGACCTGCACCGCTATGCGTCGCAAGTGTTGCACCAGCAAATGCTCGAAGACCAGCCGCTGGCACCGGGGTACAACCCCGATGATATTGAACTCGACTTTATCGTGGCCTCGGGGCCGCTGGGGACTGCCGGCCTGACGGAGTCCGTCACTTACAGTCTGACCAACTTGGCGGTGCAAAACCTGATTGCCATGCCCAGTGGGCACATGACCATCAGGCACAAACACAATCAATTGATTCAGGGTTGGTGGATGACGCCTGCCTACGTCAAATCGTTGATCAGCCGGGTCGATATCGGCGGCACTTACCCGACGCTGATCAAGCGCCTGTTGATGGATGACCTGGCTGAAGCCGCGCGTCGTGAGGCCTTGTATAGCGACCAACTGCGGGTTGCACTGCCCATGCAGGCTCTGGAAAGCGTGTTGAAAGGGCAGGGCACGGTCACCGCGTGGGGCTATCGCTGTGTTGCGGCCCTGATGCAATACGAAGCCGGCGCCAGAGTGATGGAGGGGCGCCAGGTCACTATTTGCCCGCTGGGCATGCTGAGCGTGCCCGGAGCTGCTCCGGATTTTGTCCGCGCCATGTACATCATTGGTATCGCCGATGACCCTTTTGGTCGTTGCTTGCTCTATCGGCCGCTGCTGCAAAACGTATTGATCGAATACCCCTCGGCGCAGGCGCTGCTGGCGGCCATGGCCAAGCGAGGTGCGCTGCGCGACAGTGTGCTGCACTGGTTGCCCGACGCGTCCCGGGCTACGCATGCCGCAGGCGTGCTGGATCCGGCGCATCCACACGTTGAGGCATCGACGTTTTTCTATCTGCGAGGGATGAGCAGTCGCTTTGTTCACGGTCTGTTTCGTGACAGTGCCATGGCGCTGGTTGAACTGGCGGACCGCCAATCAGTGTCCAACGCAGAAAGCCGTTGGGCCACCTTCAAGGAAGGCGGATGGTTACTGCTCAACACCTTTGCGCCCCTGCTGCGCGGCCCAGTGGCAGTGGTGGGGTGGCTGCTACTGACCGTCTCGGCGCTGAAGCAGGACATCAGCGCACTGAACAGTGACGATGAACGGTCCAAAGCCCCCGCCGTGATCGATTTGCTGTTCAACATTGCTCTGGTATTGCTGCACGTGGCGCAGCGTCCGGGAGGTGCTGTGCCCGAAGTCGGTGGCGAGCTTGAGGGGCCGCCTGCTGTTGTCGTTGAAGACACGAATGTGGATGAGGCACCTGCTGGGCAGCCGCCGTTGCCTGTGGTTGAGGAGTGGGAAGAGGCTCTGCAACCGCAGGATGAGGTAGCGGCGGTGCAGCCTGTCGTTGAAAAGGGGGGCGAGCCTGCACCGGTCAAGGTCGAACAAGGTCAGGTGTATTTTTCGGATGTGCCTGTTGGCAATCGGCGTACTCACCTGGATTACGCCTGGTTCAACACGCCGATGTTCGAGTTCAATCAGACCCAGTTGACCTGGCTGGACCTGAACCGCGGTCTATACCCTGAGCAGCACCAACCTGTGGCGAGCGGGCAATACAAAGGGTTGTATGTCATCGAGCGTAAATGGCACGCACTGGTTCGTGGCTTTAGCTATGAAGTCTCGCTGGAGGACGAGGGTGTCGTGGTCGTCAGCCCTAAGAACCCCCTTGAAACGGGGCCTTGGCTGCGCACTGACGGGAACGGTGCCTGGGATTTCGACCTGCGCATGCGCCTGCTCGGCGGTGGCCCGCAAAAGCGCCAAGAGTCCATGGCCCGGGCTGCTGCCCGCAAGGCGCGGGTCGATGAGCTGAATGTGCGATTCCGCGCCATGAATGTCTGGGCGGATGAGTTGGGCATCGAATTGAATGAGGCACTGCAGCGGGTCGAAGATGTTTACAAGGGGCAAGCGGCTGAGTCGCTCACTTACCTTGAAAAGGTCGTGCGGATTAAACACCTGAGAAGACGGGCCACCGAGGCTAAAAACACTTTTATTGTTGAACACGCGAACTTCAAGGAGCGTCACGCGTTAGCCCCGCAAACGATGGATTTCAAGAAGGACGCTCATTTCAATCTGTCATTGCTTAACCTGTCTAAAGACATCCTTTACTCGCAGCACGTTTTTGTGACGCTATTTATTGAGTTGCATCCGCAGTTTATAGAAGCCACCCACAAGACATTGGCCCCTGAAGAGGTCGATGGTTTTATCAGCATGCGCCGTGAGCTCTACAACGCTCAGCATCTGCATCTGGAAGACTTTCGCGAGGTGATGCGGCGATTCAAGGCACTGCGCGACTCTCCTCGGGTCGGCCCGGGAATGGCCAAAGAACGAGAGAAAATTCTGCCCACCATCGCGATGACTCAAGGCCAATCGCGCCACGTGACGGAGCTGGATTTTCTGTCCTCGCATCTGGTAACCCTGGCGGACATCGTTCCTACCGTGCCATTTGGCCGTGAGTGGCATGAGCTGATCGAAATCGTTTGGCCGTTGACCTACACCCTTCAATCACAAGCGCATCTGGCGACATCGCAATTGTTTAGCCACAGTGAGCGCGTGGAGATCATGGAGGATATTCAGGAACGCTATGCGCGGGCGTATGACGGGCTGGAAGTGCTGCACCTTGAAGTGGCTGATCAACTCCACCGGGCGGACTACAACCGGTTATTGGACATCATTAAAGGGCTCAGCCTGAAGGTTGAAGAACAATTGGCCGAGGAGTTACGCCGCGAGAATGAGTGGTTGCCTGCCCAGCCGGGGCCCTCTCGCGCCGGGCAACAGACCTCGAAGATCATCAGAACCCATAAACACGGCATTTTGATTGGTGTGGCCAGGACCTCCGAGCATGATACCGAGGTGGTTGAAGTGGGGGATCCTGTTTCGGATGACCCTCAAAACAGGTCGAGCGGCCCGTTAGCGGGTCGACCAAAGTTAGCCTTCCGCGAGTCGTCCCCCAATCGCTGGGAGGCGATCGAGCCCCCCGTTGCGCCAGCCATGGCGCAAACGCTCGGCGCTATTCGCACCCGGTTCAGGACGCTAATGACCAGGGCAAGGACCAAAATTGGCATTGTTGATGGCTACGTCAAACACTCAAAAAATCCTGTGCATCTTCAGGAAATCCTTGATCGTGATGCTCAGGAACTGGAGGGTCTGGTGCGGGTCATTCAGCGTGACCTCCCAGCAGAGCCTGATCAGGAAAAACCCAAGCCCAATAGCCCGCAGTCGATGCTCAGGCAATTACGTGAAGGGGCCAAAAGGTTGCGTGATCATGGCGTCTGGTTGCTCAAGTCGCTACCGCCCAGCACTGCGTCCGTTGAGGCCTTGCTGGAGCAAGGTGAAGTGCATCTGGTCAAATTAGGTCAACGACTCAAGATGTTTGGGCCCCGAAACGATTACGTTCAGGAGTACCAGGTGCTCAACAAGAGCAATCAAGTGCTGTGGTATGCCCATTTTCACTACCCAGACCTGACCTCCGCCAGTCATGCACCAACGGCTGCGCACTTCAAACTCAAGGAACAGCGCAGAGAGAGCAAGCAAAGTCTGGAGGCCAAAGCCAAACCGGGTGAAAAGGTACCGGAGGTGTATTACGGCAAAATCAGCGAAAGCATGATCACTGCCCGTTTTATGCCTTTGGAGGAGTGA
- a CDS encoding DUF5629 family protein, protein MSESTQTLRAAVETSDMLEIDGLHAFEFSISEGKELVIQVMDGRDKKSWTFTGAQVDAAVFNDGLQSWTLSGDSGEHRLVCLSAFRANDDDDESEVADEA, encoded by the coding sequence ATGAGCGAATCAACCCAGACCTTGCGCGCAGCCGTTGAAACCAGCGACATGCTGGAAATCGACGGTTTGCATGCCTTTGAATTCTCCATTAGCGAGGGGAAGGAGCTGGTCATTCAAGTCATGGATGGTCGAGATAAAAAAAGCTGGACCTTCACCGGCGCGCAAGTAGACGCGGCCGTTTTTAACGATGGCTTGCAAAGCTGGACATTAAGCGGTGATTCAGGCGAACACCGTCTAGTCTGCCTCAGTGCCTTTCGCGCAAATGATGATGACGATGAGTCCGAGGTGGCTGATGAAGCTTAA
- a CDS encoding lactonase family protein has protein sequence MKLKWLPLLLASSVGAMSAQAASENEVELLVGSYTQGKSQGIYRLQFNSETGRITPEPLQVFKAANPSWLTLSKDQQRLFVVNENGKGQADGVGRVSSLAIDPKTNQLTLINQVKSLGEEPTHSSLSADERYLFVANYGVHEDPGGSLAVLPINDQGQLQPVTQMSSHQASRVNPERQMSAHVHSVVSSPDGKFVFANDLGADKIFVYQYDPQANPEHPLVAAKPPAVELPAGSGPRHLLFSKDGKHAYLTTEMSAQVFVFDYANGQLKQRQAVELAHGQPQEKRAAGALHASADGKFLYVSNRGKANELLVFAIDPVTGELTEVQRRSVEGDHPREFTLSPNGKFLLVANQMSNAIVVIERDAETGKLGKTLQTLPMDAPSDVKFINRP, from the coding sequence ATGAAGCTTAAATGGTTGCCTTTGCTGCTTGCATCGAGTGTCGGTGCAATGTCGGCGCAAGCTGCGTCCGAGAACGAAGTGGAGCTGCTGGTCGGTTCTTATACCCAAGGTAAAAGTCAGGGTATCTACCGCCTGCAATTCAACAGCGAGACCGGACGCATCACCCCTGAGCCCTTGCAAGTGTTTAAAGCGGCCAACCCCTCATGGCTGACCCTGTCCAAAGACCAGCAACGCCTGTTTGTGGTCAATGAAAACGGCAAGGGGCAGGCCGATGGGGTGGGCCGTGTCAGCAGCCTGGCGATTGACCCGAAAACCAACCAGTTGACCTTGATCAATCAGGTCAAGTCCTTGGGCGAAGAGCCAACGCACTCAAGCCTGAGTGCCGATGAGCGTTACCTGTTCGTGGCCAATTACGGCGTGCATGAAGATCCGGGCGGCAGCCTGGCGGTTTTGCCGATCAATGACCAGGGCCAGTTGCAGCCTGTGACCCAGATGAGCAGCCATCAGGCCAGCCGGGTCAATCCTGAGCGCCAGATGTCGGCCCATGTGCACTCCGTGGTGTCGTCTCCGGATGGCAAGTTCGTGTTTGCCAACGATCTGGGTGCAGACAAGATTTTTGTTTATCAGTACGACCCGCAGGCCAACCCTGAGCATCCTTTGGTGGCCGCCAAGCCACCTGCGGTTGAATTACCAGCGGGCAGCGGTCCTCGGCATTTACTGTTCTCCAAGGATGGCAAGCACGCTTACCTGACCACTGAAATGAGTGCTCAGGTATTTGTGTTCGATTACGCGAACGGACAACTCAAACAGCGTCAAGCTGTTGAACTGGCCCACGGCCAGCCACAGGAAAAACGGGCTGCCGGCGCTTTGCACGCCAGTGCCGATGGCAAGTTCCTGTACGTCAGCAACCGTGGCAAGGCCAACGAACTGTTGGTGTTTGCCATTGACCCGGTGACGGGCGAACTGACTGAAGTCCAGCGTCGTTCGGTCGAGGGCGATCACCCGCGCGAGTTTACCTTGAGCCCCAATGGCAAGTTCCTGCTGGTGGCCAACCAGATGAGCAACGCTATTGTGGTGATCGAACGCGATGCTGAAACCGGCAAGCTGGGCAAGACGCTGCAAACCTTGCCGATGGATGCACCGTCTGACGTGAAGTTCATCAACCGCCCATAA